In the genome of Ptychodera flava strain L36383 chromosome 13, AS_Pfla_20210202, whole genome shotgun sequence, one region contains:
- the LOC139147109 gene encoding monocarboxylate transporter 13-like, with the protein MGVRDTSRADSGKDGGKYGWLVVFGSHICCAFMFGVIQSIGPLFVAIQEYFEETSSRVSWIVSLTVCVEFGVGPFVNVCVKKIGYRLTVMTGAALSSIGLLLSAFAPNVEYLYFSFGILVGLGYGLVKPPAVGIIALYIKKRFALANAISSTGSGIGVFVFSPLLQWLINHYGWRGALVIFSAINAHLFVSAALFKSPSVRRRDHGENSTLNVENKDQQWDAQDFGTLQKIQRLFDFGLFVKYPSFLVLCISVFVGVGIGYHGSPAHLIARAAVMKVGKPQEISFLASALGIGSIFGRLSVPLILFLRPRHLNSSRLFGIVLVAAGVTDILSVLCKTYASYITFTFALGFLSGTISTLLVQALRDIVSSVMLTAALSLYAPFIAIGGLIGPPFAGFIYDETESYNNSFYFYGAALLFGGFIMLTFELIMNRRQKKAETRECKAEMKTAN; encoded by the exons ATGGGTGTGCGTGACACAAGCCGTGCAGATAGTGGTAAAGACGGGGGTAAATATGGTTGGTTAGTGGTATTTGGAAGTCATATATGTTGTGCTTTCATGTTTGGTGTAATTCAATCGATAGGACCTCTGTTCGTCGCTATACAGGAATATTTCGAAGAGACTTCATCTCGCGTGTCGTGGATTGTGTCACTGACAGTTTGTGTTGAATTCGGAGTAG GGCCATTCGTTAACGTTTGTGTTAAGAAAATAGGATACCGATTAACTGTCATGACTGGTGCTGCGCTATCTTCGATTGGACTTTTACTGAGTGCGTTCGCTCCAAATGTTGAGTATTTATACTTCAGTTTCGGGATTCTCGTAG GACTTGGATACGGCCTTGTCAAACCTCCTGCAGTTGGAATCATCGCTCTGTACATCAAGAAACGGTTTGCATTAGCTAATGCAATATCTTCGACTGGATCTGGCATCGGAGTATTTGTGTTTTCACCGTTACTGCAGTGGTTGATCAACCACTACGGATGGAGGGGTGCACTTGTGATCTTTTCTGCAATAAATGCTCACCTATTTGTATCCGCTGCATTGTTCAAATCACCAAGTGTACGACGAAGGGATCATGGCGAAAATTCAACACTAAATGTTGAGAACAAAGATCAACAATGGGACGCACAGGACTTCGGGACATTGCAAAAAATCCAGCGTTTATTTGACTTTGGCTTGTTCGTGAAGTATCCCTCGTTTCTTGTTCTCTGCATATCTGTATTTGTCGGAGTGGGTATTGGTTACCATGGATCTCCGGCTCATCTAATCGCCAGAGCCGCGGTCATGAAAGTTGGAAAACCCCAAGAAATATCTTTCCTAGCATCAGCACTAGGAATTGGGAGTATCTTTGGTCGTTTATCAGTACCGCTGATTTTGTTCTTAAGACCAAGACATTTGAACAGTTCCCGATTATTCGGTATCGTCCTTGTTGCAGCTGGTGTTACCGATATTCTCAGTGTTCTTTGCAAGACGTACGCATCTTACATAACATTTACATTTGCCTTGGGATTTCTGAGTGGAACAATTTCAACACTGCTCGTACAAGCTCTTAGAGATATAGTCTCGAGTGTCATGCTTACAGCTGCACTTAGTCTATACGCGCCTTTCATAGCCATAGGTGGATTAATTGGCCCTCCTTTCGCAG GTTTTATATACGACGAAACAGAGAGCTACAACAACTCCTTCTACTTTTACGGAGCTGCTCTACTCTTCGGTGGATTTATAATGCTGACCTTTGAACTGATCATGAACAGAAGACAGAAGAAGGCTGAAACCAGAGAATGTAAAGCTGAAATGAAGACGGCGAATTGA